From Juglans regia cultivar Chandler chromosome 8, Walnut 2.0, whole genome shotgun sequence, the proteins below share one genomic window:
- the LOC109008225 gene encoding trafficking protein particle complex II-specific subunit 120 homolog, translating to MEPDVSIETSCMIRIAVLPIGTVPPSLLREYWSMLLRHQTIPLSAISSFYTEHQKSPFAHQPWDSGSLRLKFVLGGSPPSPWEDFQSNRKILAVIGVCHCPSSPDLDSVIDLFNSACKAYSSSLVNSCFAFCPGDSQLEDGGKKGGNLRLFPPADLQTQEFHLQTMMQDIAASLLMEFEKWVLKAESAGTILKTPLDSQATLSSEEVIKAKKRRLARAQKTIGDYCLLAGSPVDANAHYSTALELARLTGDYFWYAGALEGGVCALLIDRMGLNDPGLEDGVRYQYNSAILHYRKSFIQDNAQRVSPLSFELEATLKLARFLCRRELAREVVDLLTNAADGAKSLIDASDRLILFIEIARLYGTLGYQRKAAFFSRQVAQLYLQQENRVAAISAMQVLAMTTKAYRVQSRASISENTLPDKQVGSSHADGGKVHHQSVVSLFESQWSTLQMVVLREILISAVRAGDPLAAWSAASRLLRSYYPLITPAGQNGLASALSNSADRLPSGTRCADPALPFIRLYSFPLHPSQIDIVKRNLAREDWWAGSAPSGPFIYTPFSKGESNNSSKHELIWVVGEPVQVLVELANPCGFDLRVDSIYLSVHSENFDAFPVSVNLPPNSSKVITLSGIPTLVGPVTIPGCIVHCFGVITEHLFRDVDNLLLGATQGLVLSDPFRCCGSAKLRNVFVPNISVVPPLPLLVSHVVGGDGAIILYEGEIRDVWISLANAGTVPVEQAHISLSGKNQDSVISVAYETLKASLPLNPGAEVTIPVTLKAWQLAFVDSDAATGKSALGSMVRQPRDGNSPTLLIHYAGPLSNSGDPPTSGSVVPPGRRLVVPLHICVLQGLSFVKARLLSMEIPAHVGEDLPKPVGVDDIYNEGAIGSEGKMERLVKIDPFRGSWGLRFLELELSNPTDVVFDISVSVQLENSSNEDTLSADQGSAEYGYPKSRIDRDCSARVLIPLEHFKLPILDDSFFMKDIQADGPASGRNSSFSEKNNKAELNASIKNLISKIKVRWNSGRNSSGELNIKDAIQAALQTSVMDVLLPDPLTFGFRLVRSSLDPAKLDSPKESVLSSAFKGSVLAHDMTPMEVLVRNNTKDMIKMRLSITCRDVAGENCIEGAKATVLWAGVLSGITMEIPPLQESKHSFSLYFLVPGEYTVVAAALIDDANDILRARARTDSPDEPIFCCGPPYNVRVIGTA from the exons ATGGAGCCGGACGTCAGCATCGAGACCTCCTGCATGATCCGAATTGCGGTCCTGCCGATTGGAACGGTCCCACCGAGTCTGCTGCGGGAGTACTGGTCGATGCTGCTCCGCCACCAGACCATCCCGCTCTCGGCGATTAGCTCTTTCTACACGGAGCACCAGAAGTCCCCCTTTGCCCACCAGCCCTGGGATTCCGGTAGCCTCCGGTTGAAGTTCGTTCTCGGTGGGTCCCCACCCAGCCCTTGGGAGGACTTCCAGTCCAACCGCAAGATCCTCGCCGTCATCGGAGTCTGTCACTGCCCTTCCTCCCCCGATCTCGACTCCGTCATCGACCTTTTCAACTCCGCTTGCAAGGCTTACTCCTCCTCACTCGTCAACAGCTGCTTTGCTTTTTGCCCCGGCGATTCGCAG CTGGAGGATGGCGGCAAAAAGGGTGGTAACTTGAGGTTGTTTCCTCCTGCCGATCTTCAAACTCAAGAGTTCCACTTGCAGACGATGATGCAAGACATTGCTGCCTCATTGTtgatggaatttgaaaaatgggtTCTTAAGGCTGAATCTGCTGGAACTATACTAAAGACGCCATTAGATTCTCAAGCCACTCTCAGCTCAGAGGAG gtTATCAAGGCCAAAAAGCGAAGGCTCGCCCGGGCACAAAAGACAATAGGTGACTATTGTTTGTTGGCAGGATCGCCTGTAGATGCCAATGCCCACTATTCTACTGCCCTAGAACTTGCAAGGTTGACTGGTGATTACTTTTGGTATGCTGGGGCATTGGAGGGTGGCGTTTGTGCGTTACTG ATAGATCGCATGGGCCTAAACGATCCTGGTTTGGAGGATGGAGTTAGATATCAGTACAATAGTGCCATTTTGCATTACAGAAAATCGTTTATACAAGACAATGCTCAGAG AGTTTCACCCTTAAGTTTTGAACTTGAGGCTACACTGAAATTGGCAAGGTTTCTTTGCAG aaGAGAGCTGGCTAGGGAGGTAGTGGATTTGTTAACCAATGCTGCTGATGGTGCAAAATCATTGATTGATGCCAGTGATAGGCTCATATTATTCATTGAAATAGCCCGTTTATATGGCACTCTCGGTTATCAGCGAAAAGCTGCCTTCTTTTCAAGGCAGGTTGCTCAGTTGTATCTGCAACAAGAAAATAGAGTGGCTGCTATTAGCGCAATGCAAGTTTTGGCAATGACAACAAAGGCATATCGTGTTCAAAGTAGAGCATCCATCTCCGAAAATACTCTACCCGAT AAGCAAGTTGGATCGAGTCATGCCGATGGTGGAAAAGTGCATCATCAGTCAGTAGTATCCCTATTCGAGTCTCAATGGAGTACTCTCCAGATGGTTGTGCTAAGAGAGATTCTGATCTCTGCAGTTCGTGCAGGAGATCCTCTTGCTGCATGGAGTGCAGCGTCACGCCTACTGAGATCTTACTACCCTTTAATTACACCTGCTGGGCAAAATGGCCTTGCTAGTGCACTTTCAAATTCAGCGGATAGGCTTCCATCAGGAACTCGCTGTGCTGATCCTGCCTTACCTTTCATAAG GTTGTATTCTTTTCCTCTCCATCCCTCACAAATAGACATTGTAAAACGCAATCTGGCAAGAGAAGATTGGTGGGCTGGATCTGCTCCTTCTGGGCCTTTTATTTATACACCATTCAGCAAAGGAGAGTCAAATAATAGCAGCAAGCACGAGCTGATCTGGGTGGTTGGAGAACCCGTCCAAGTCTTGGTGGAGTTAGCTAATCCATGTGGCTTTGACTTGAGGGTTGATAGCATCTATCTTTCTGTGCATTCAGAAAACTTTGATGCTTTCCCAGTTAGTGTGAATCTTCCACCTAATTCATCTAAGGTGATCACCTTATCAGGAATCCCAACTTTGGTGGGTCCAGTGACAATCCCTGGGTGCATAGTTCATTGTTTTGGTGTTATCACCGAACACCTGTTTAGGGATGTTGACAATCTTTTGCTTGGAGCAACACAAGGACTCGTGCTTTCTGACCCTTTTCGATGCTGTGGGTCTGCGAAGTTGAGGAATGTATTTGTTCCAAATATTTCTGTTGTACCACCGCTGCCATTGCTAGTGTCACATGTTGTTGGCGGTGATGGTGCAATTATATTATACGAAGGTGAAATCCGTGATGTATGGATTAGCCTAGCCAATGCAGGTACAGTTCCAGTTGAGCAGGCACATATTTCACTATCAGGGAAAAACCAAGACTCGGTAATCTCAGTGGCATATGAAACCTTAAAGGCTTCCCTCCCTTTGAATCCTGGTGCAGAAGTGACTATACCTGTGACCTTAAAAGCCTGGCAGCTTGCCTTTGTGGACTCTGATGCTGCAACCGGCAAGAGTGCCTTGGGTAGCATGGTGAGGCAACCGAGAGATGGAAATAGCCCCACGTTATTGATCCATTATGCAG GGCCACTGTCAAATTCTGGAGATCCTCCAACAAGTGGATCTGTTGTGCCTCCTGGTAGACGACTGGTTGTTCCCTTGCATATTTGTGTCTTGCAGGGTTTGTCCTTTGTGAAGGCCCGCTTACTTTCAATGGAAATTCCCGCACATGTTGGTGAAGACCTTCCTAAGCCTGTTGGTGTGGATGATATCTATAATGAAGGAGCTATTGGTTCTGAAGGTAAAATGGAGAGATTGGTGAAAATCGATCCTTTTAGAGGAAGTTGGGGACTTCGTTTTCTTGAACTGGAGTTGTCTAATCCGACTGATGTTGTGTTTGACATAAGTGTTTCTGTCCAGTTGGAAAACTCTAGCAATGAGGATACCCTTTCCGCAGACCAGGGTTCTGCTGAATATGGTTATCCTAAATCAAGAATTGATAGGGATTGCTCTGCGAGGGTGCTAATACCATTAGAGCATTTTAAATTACCAATTCTTGATGATTCCTTCTTTATGAAGGATATTCAGGCAGATGGGCCTGCCAGTGGCAGAAATTCtagtttttcagaaaaaaataataaggctGAACTGAATGCTTCTATCAAGAACCTCATATCTAAAATAAAGGTTCGGTGGAATTCAGGGCGGAATAGCTCTGGAGAATTAAATATCAAGGATGCTATACAGGCAGCACTCCAAACATCTGTAATGGATGTGCTGCTGCCAGATCCCTTGACATTTGGCTTCAGGCTTGTTAGAAGTAGTCTTGATCCTGCAAAACTCGATTCTCCTAAAGAGTCGGTGCTCTCTTCTGCTTTTAAAGGTTCTGTGCTGGCGCATGACATGACTCCTATGGAAGTTCTGGTTCGTAATAACACTAAGGATATGATTAAAATGCGACTCAGTATCACATGCAGAGATGTTGCAGGAGAAAATTGTATAGAAGGTGCCAAGGCAACTGTCTTATGGGCTG GTGTTCTGAGTGGGATCACCATGGAAATTCCTCCTCTTCAAGAAAGCAAGCATTCTTtctctttgtattttcttgTCCCCGGTGAATATACAGTGGTAGCTGCTGCATTGATAGATGATGCTAATGACATCCTCAGGGCTCGAGCACGGACTGATTCCCCTGATGAGCCAATTTTCTGTTGTGGACCTCCATATAATGTCCGTGTCATTGGGACTGCATGA